A stretch of Sporichthya brevicatena DNA encodes these proteins:
- a CDS encoding 16S rRNA (uracil(1498)-N(3))-methyltransferase, whose protein sequence is MTAPLFFVDPGQLGAGEVVLGGAEGRHAAKVRRLRVGEEVDLADGTGALAHCVVAAVTGESLTLQVRELTEAPPAEPSFTVVQALPKGDRGELAVEVLTEVGVDEIVPWSAARCVTQWTGARGERSAQRWAAHAREAAKQARRPRIPTVAPLASTAEVTRRLSDAALALVLHEGASDPLATVMLPSAGEIVLVVGPEGGIDDRELTAFAAAGAHASRLGPEVLRTSTAGVAALSALLARTTRWA, encoded by the coding sequence GTGACGGCGCCGCTGTTCTTCGTCGACCCGGGGCAGCTCGGCGCCGGTGAGGTCGTGCTCGGCGGGGCCGAGGGCCGGCACGCGGCGAAGGTCCGACGGCTGCGGGTCGGCGAGGAGGTCGACCTCGCCGACGGGACCGGTGCGCTGGCGCACTGCGTCGTCGCGGCGGTGACGGGGGAGTCCCTCACCCTGCAGGTGCGCGAGCTGACCGAGGCGCCGCCCGCGGAGCCGTCGTTCACGGTCGTGCAGGCGCTGCCCAAGGGCGACCGGGGTGAGCTCGCCGTCGAGGTGCTGACCGAGGTCGGGGTCGACGAGATCGTGCCGTGGTCCGCGGCGCGGTGCGTGACGCAGTGGACCGGGGCGCGCGGCGAACGCTCCGCGCAGCGGTGGGCGGCGCACGCCCGCGAGGCGGCGAAACAGGCCCGGCGCCCGCGCATCCCCACGGTGGCTCCGCTGGCGAGCACGGCCGAGGTGACGCGCCGGCTCTCGGACGCTGCGCTCGCACTGGTGCTGCATGAGGGTGCGTCAGATCCGCTCGCGACCGTGATGCTGCCGTCGGCGGGAGAAATCGTGCTCGTCGTCGGCCCCGAGGGCGGGATCGACGACCGCGAACTCACCGCGTTCGCCGCGGCGGGGGCTCACGCCTCCCGGCTCGGACCGGAGGTCCTGCGGACCTCCACGGCCGGTGTCGCGGCCCTGTCGGCCCTGTTGGCCCGGACCACCCGCTGGGCCTGA